One Panicum virgatum strain AP13 chromosome 3N, P.virgatum_v5, whole genome shotgun sequence DNA segment encodes these proteins:
- the LOC120666528 gene encoding uncharacterized protein LOC120666528: MIRPLEPKGWFFVQPGEHKRKPNGILGLLCRLHFPGLMMHAGVLEPAYTWDHYMACPDATDREGRNFNTKARRVVGEFWDFYRCEEGYEARANELAHQACYKLVKDMHYEARVQAVVVYCAEFEKRSVKKPAARDIFLTRDQYLRVPPNWCTNKAECWSMMVDKWISEDWARQHALCRERRMMMPGPAHHQGSLSLGEYKNTWSESHPGQSCNNFTAYAMSHMGRATSDVAYNLAAPPEAYTNPSIHACINAYTEVGRALHGETLDPTTAPLSGEAIMRAGQGKKHGRYLIANSLVDTASTPSLSQLRASTTDSTPPIRPRPETSVASVHQR, from the exons ATGATTCGGCCACTAGAGCCTAA GGGGTGGTTTTTTGTGCAGCCTGGTGAGCATAAACGGAAGCCCAATGGTATCTTGGGTCTTTTGTGCCGGCTGCACTTCCCCGGGCTCATGATGCATGCCGGGGTGCTGGAGCCGGCatacacgtgggaccactacatggcCTGCCCGGACGCTACTGATCGCGAAGGAAGGAACTTCAACACCAAAGCGAGGCGGGTGGTCGGGGAGTTTTGG gatttctacaggtgcgagGAAGGCTATGAGGCCCGGGCGAACGAGCTGGCTCACCAGGCTTGCTACAAGCtggtgaaggacatgcactacgaggcgCGTGTCCAGGCCGTCGTTGTGTACTGCGCCGAGTTCGAGAAGAGGAGTGTCAAGAAACCAGCCGCAAGGGACATCTTCCTCACGCGAGACCAGTACTTAAGG GTGCCTCCGAACTGGTGCACAAACAAGGCCGAGTGCTGGTCTATGATGGTGGACAAGTGGATCAGCGAGGATTGGGCCCGCCAGCACGCCTTATGCCGGGAGCGCCGCATGATGATGCCGGGTCCGGCACATCATCAAGGGAGCCTTAGCCTCGGCGAGTACAAGAATACTTGG TCGGAGTCTCATCCAGGCCAGTCTTGCAACAACTTCACGGCGTACGCCATGTCTCACATGGGCAGGGCGACGTCGGACGTGGCCTACAACCTGGCGGCTCCACCAGAGGCCTACACAAACCCAAGCATCCACGCGTGCATCAATGCGTACACGGAGGTGGGAAGGGCACTCCACGGGGAGACTTTGGATCCGACCACCGCGCCACTCTccggagaagccatcatgagggcgggacaagggaagaagcaCGGGCGGTACTTGATCGCCAACAGCTTGGTCGACACGGCGAGTACGCCCAGTCTCTCGCAGCTTAGGGCAAGTACCACCGACTCGACCCCGCCCATTCGCCCACggcctgagacttcagtg